Part of the Paracoccus sp. S3-43 genome, CGGGCCGAGGCGGCGGCATGAGCGTGACCGTCATCGGCGGCGGCGTGATGGGCCTCTGCATCGCCACGGAACTGACCGCGCGCGGCATCCCGGCCGCGATCCTGGACAACAAGGCGCCCGGCCCGCAGGCCTGTTCCTGGTGGGCGGGCGGGATGCTGGCCCCCTGGTGCGAGGGCGAAAGCGCCGAACCGGCGGTGGTGCGCCACGGGCTGGGCGCCGCCGACTGGTGGCAGGGCCAGGGCGTGCCGGTCACGCGGAACGGCACGCTGGTCGTCAGCCCGGCGCGCGATGCGGGCGCGCTGGCGCGCTTTGCCCGGCGCAGCCAGGGCCACCGGACGCTGGACCCCCAGGGCATCGCCGCGTTGGAACCCGACCTCGGCACCCGCTTCAGCCGCGCGCTGTTCTTCGAGTCAGAGGCGCATCTGGCCCCGCGCCAGGCCCTGGCGATCCTGTCGGAACGCCTGGGGCGCAGCGACACGGCGACCGGCACCGTCATCGACTGCCGCGGCCTGTCGGCACGCGACGCCTTGCACGACCTGCGCGGCGTGCGGGGCGAGATGGTGGTGATCCGCTGCCCCGAGATCCGGCTTTCCCGCCCCGTCCGGCTGCTGCATCCCCGGATGCCGCTTTACGTCGTGCCCCGCGGCGACGGGGTGTTCATGCTGGGCGCGACCATGGTGGAAAGCGACCGGCGCGGCCCGCCCACCGCGCGGGCGGTGCTGGAACTGCTGTCGGCGGCCTTCGCCCTGCACCCCGCCTTGGCCGAGGCCGAGGTGCTGGAACTGGGCGCCGACGCGCGCCCGGCCTTCCCCGACAACCTGCCTCGCATCCGCCGCGTAGGGGGCGTTATCCACGCCAACGGCCTTTACCGCCACGGCTTCCTGCTGGCCCCGGCGGTCGCCCGCAT contains:
- a CDS encoding FAD-dependent oxidoreductase, with the translated sequence MSVTVIGGGVMGLCIATELTARGIPAAILDNKAPGPQACSWWAGGMLAPWCEGESAEPAVVRHGLGAADWWQGQGVPVTRNGTLVVSPARDAGALARFARRSQGHRTLDPQGIAALEPDLGTRFSRALFFESEAHLAPRQALAILSERLGRSDTATGTVIDCRGLSARDALHDLRGVRGEMVVIRCPEIRLSRPVRLLHPRMPLYVVPRGDGVFMLGATMVESDRRGPPTARAVLELLSAAFALHPALAEAEVLELGADARPAFPDNLPRIRRVGGVIHANGLYRHGFLLAPAVARMVADHLQHQTRPEFMDADHD